In Fragaria vesca subsp. vesca linkage group LG1, FraVesHawaii_1.0, whole genome shotgun sequence, the sequence TGGAGAGAAGTCGTTTTCTGGTTCTGAGACTCGGCGTATATGACTCGGTTGAGATCGGAGGGCGAAGAGCACGGAGCGCTGAGCCGACTCGGGCAGGGGACAAAGGGATCGGAAGCGTAGAGGCCGAAATCCGCGGCATTGCTCTGCCACGCGTCGCACACGGAGGGCAGGTTGGAACTATCCGTTGAATCCCCACCGCCTATTATGCTGTCCATCCACTCGTCCGAGTCGAACTCGGCCGCTCCACCCAAATCCGAGAATCTAAACCCGGTACTGCTCGGATTATGATGATGATGATGATGATCCAAGTTGGGGAACGGAAACCCGGGCTCCCCGACCGTCGAGTCGGAGCTCCCGGGCAGCTGAAACGGGTCGGGAAAGCCCGACCCGGCCAACCCGTACCCCAAAGTGGGCGCGTGGTGAGTGTTACCGGGCCATGGAGCGGAGAGAGAAAAGCCTGAACTGAGCTGATTGTGCTGGTCGTGTTGGTGGTGGTGGTGCTGCTGTTGCTCTTGCTGCTGCTTTTGCTTAATGACTTGCTGAGCAATCGCCATTAGGTTTCCGCTGTCAGTACACATGTACGCCATTCTCCGGCCAAATCTCGCCGGAAAACACTGCACTCACATCACACAGAAGAAGAAAAATTAAGGATGCAATAACCAGGGAGAGAGTGATGAAGTTTTATATGTACTGAGATAGAGAGATAGTGATAGTGACTGAAGCAGAAGAGTACATACAGAGAGAGAGAGAGACACTACTAGAGGCCCAGAAACAACGGGATCACAATTTGAGCTTGTAGTTCAGAGTTAGAGAGAGACCAGAGAGAAAAGAGAAGGAGAGGGTTTTAGTGTAAAAGAAATAAAACCCTTTTTATAATAATTATTTTTCGAACCTCCAAACAGTGCGGGTCCTACCTTTTCATTTTCTTTTTTAAATTATTAAAATAAGCAGGGGAAAAAACTGGAAGGAAACGAAACCCTAGTGAAGCTGAACTACTACAGCCCTCAATTTCCCCCCCACCAGCTTCTTTTTTTTTTTCTTGCTTTCGTGACGTGGCGCCAATATACAGCGGGGCCCACGAGTCTCGAGTATTGACAACAGCGTGTCACGGAGGTCCACGTGTAGAGTTTGTAAAAATTTTCCCTCCCGCCCGCTGCGTTCGGGGACCGGAGGTGGGGGCCCATGGGGACGTCATGGGTTCTGATCTTTTCGGGAAGAGCTAAAGCGGATCGTGGCCGTTGGTTGGTGCGACCTTTCACGGATGAGGAAACTGGCTGCCTTAACTTTGGGCTGGGGGTTCACTTTGTTTATACCCGATGCGTCCGAGCCGCTGACACCTGGGTCAACAGTAAAAAAAAGAGCGAGTCATGGAGTAGGTAAAAAGTTAAAGTACGAATTAGGGTGAAAAAGAGTGGGAAAGGTGAAAAATCTTGGGGTGGGCTTTAAGGGGCGGTAGGAGGGCCCGCTTGGGGACATGGGCCCGGTGTGGTAAGGACTAATGAGGTAAAGTGGGTAGGGAAGTAGGGCCCAGTGGATCGATTTTGGACCAACGAAAATGCGACAGGGGAGAAAAGCAACGGTGGAGAGGAGATTTTGACGAGGAAGAAGAAGAAGAAGAAGAAGCAACGGCAATGAAAGCCAAAAAAAAGTGTAAGGTTTAGTGACCGAGTCAACTCGGGCACTACAAGATGTTTGGGTTACGTTTTAGGGTTTTATGAAACGGGAGATGACAAAATGCACCAATGGTAGCTTGGAGAAGTAGTTAGCTTCGAAGATCTACGAAGAAGAGAAAAATAATGAACCCTTTTTGAGTCCGAGTGCGGGACATGAGGTAATGGATGGAGGGAAACAAATCGAGGAATGAATTATCGTCAATTTGACAAATGGTTGATACATGTATAAACAAATGGTTCATAAATGTTTGAGCTGAATTAAGACGTAAAGTTGCTCGTATGCAAATTTTTGCTGACTTGAAAAATGATTTTTCGGTTCAATTCGATATTAAAATACAAACCAAACTTGGTTGAATTTTATAATACATAAAATAAATTGATATGATACGTGTAAAATAACACTTTTTGTGTAATTAATATTATCAATTTATTGTTAAAAAGCCAAAGTAGAACAAATAAAGGGTCCTATTCCGCCGTCACTAGCTAGGTGGATGATTAGACAAGAAATCAAAACAATCCATTGCTAACTTATCTTTGTAATTTGTGTTGGTCCACCCTTGATTTTCATCCACCTTATCAGTTCTCTTTCTTGCTCTCATTTTCACACTTTGAATTAACTAAACCAGCTTCTCATGTTCATCATTTAAACAAATTGGCTTCTTATATCCTTATCACTCTGATTATGATTTAATGTTTGCACAATGCATACTATACTATTCGTAACTTCTTAATTTTATAAAGTAAACAACTGTTACAACTTCGTGAGTGAAACTTCGTGAATGAAACTCACAATCTCTCACTTATTAAATAAATGATATACCGGTAGACCAAATAATAATAGACTATACATAACTTATTATACATATTATGTCTAAATTTATTTCGCCATCGAGAAAGACCACTATCATACATTTCGCTTGAATAGATACATTATTAATTGCAACCTACGTACATGGACATATTATTGATCGAAAAATTAATGCAGTCAGCGGTCTCTAGCTTGAGATAGGTCCACTAAAATAGTGAAATGAGGTTGTCTTTTAGACTCTTGCAAGCTTGAGATAGTTGAAAGTTTGAAATCAAGTTGAAAATGAAAGCAACAGCCACTGTTAACATTCCTGTATTGAAAGAAATCAAATCAAATGTATTATAATTCCAATTATGTGTCTATTATTGGATGTATAGATTCATCCGTATAGTATAGTAGACCAAAACCATTCTATTTTCACTCAAGTACTTTTTGCCTAGTGGCCATGAAAGTGGGGAATATTCAAATATTGAATGAAGGCTGATCATGTACTTAAGAACATTTGGGTAATAATTTGCGGCGTGTAACACTTACGTTTTGAAGTTTTCTTACCAATTTAGACTATAAAGCTTTTAAATAATTAAATTCTATGTGTAGAACATGGTCGAAGTTTCAAATATCAAATTATTATTTTTGGATCAAATATACAATTAATATGATACAACTCGTCTCTTATGAGTTAAACTCACGACTAAATGGTATTAGGCTCTAAATATTAAAATTTGTAAATTTCTTGTTAATGTTGAGTTCGTTAGAGACATGTTTTTTTTTAGAAGATAGAGATTGGAAATACTCATGTTAGAAAAATAATTAATAAAATATAATTTTGAAGTGACTAGATAATTTTCAATTGTACCAATATCGTTTGATTTCAAACTCAATACCTAATAGGTGTTGGGTGTGTCACATTCCTTGACAATGGGGACGCTACGCTTTTCGTTTAGAAACTATTTACGCATGTCTTGAATTTTAAAGAAGATCATGTAAATTTTTTGTGTTTCGAAAATAGTAAATCAAATAGATGTTAGTTGTTTTGGAAGTATTTATAAGTTTTGTGTCCGACATTGTTTACAGATGAATCCGTGTGAAGTTGTTTGACACTGTACGTGTAGTTGGTCCAGAGTGTTGCATTGAGCTATAATATCACCAATATACGAGGACAATAGACAATAGTGACTTTTGGTTGGACTACATGTTTGATCGATGGATGATAGTGGGAGACACTGTTAGCCCTCCTACCAAAAATCAACCAACTACTCATTTCATTTCATACTCTCCCCAATTCCTGCATAATTTTCTTACTCCTCTCAATAGTTTTCCGATTAATCTCTCATCTTTGTCAACCTTTTCGTAAACAAGTACTCATTAGTCACTAAAATTACAGTGACACAATCTTAATCATATAGAAATAACGGCTACAATTATATAACCCACTTGCCCTCATGTTCATTGTCCTTTGAATATGATGCTTCCTAATCCCCTATATAAAATTAGCTGTGTTTTGTACTGGTTCCGTTTTCTGAGTTTAATAAAAAAAAAATGTAATTCATATATTAGTTTGATCATGTTGCAGTTGGACCCATAAACTGTCATAATCCGTAAGAAATTAAAAAAAACTACTGTCATGATTTTCTTGGGTTTAAATTTGTCAGATAGAATGGCTCAATGAAAAATTTATGTTCTTGTTTATTTCCCAGGTTGCAATTTAGTGGGTGGATCTAGATCAGATAGTTACTTGTTGCATATAATAAGCAGCTTCTTGCAAATCTTAATCATTTTTAAATTAGGGATTGCTCAAATTGGTAGAGATTTTTAGGGTTTTAGCTCCTCCAATTCATACCTATGCTTAATTGTTAATCAAGCAACTAGTTAGTAAGAGTGTTGTTCCTTTAGTCTAAAAACGCTGGCCGAAGGAAAATGGCTCTTGGATAAAAAGGCCAAGCATGTTCATGACTTCATGTATGAAAGTGAAAATGATGAATTTTCCGAACGGATACAACGCGATTGTCACCGATGTTTTGTCACATTTCATGCTACGGATACACAGCGATTGCCACCGATGTTTTGTCACATTTCATTTCAGAAATTGCAAAAGCTTCAACTCCACAACAGATATAATAGAGTCCAAACAGTCATGATATGAATGAATTGAATTGTCACCTTCAACATTTGATGGGACGATAACAGTGATGTCCCTGCGATCGGTCTCTATGTAATCCATAGCCTATCCCCAGTCCCCACTCAGCAAATCTAACATGTATCAAAGTCATCTTTTACAAATGAAATAGACAAGAATTGGCTTCCTATTACCACTCAGCAAATCTAACTTGTATCAAAGTCATCTTTTACAAATGAAATAGACAAGAATTGGCTTCCTATTACCACTCAGCAAATCTAACTTGTATCAAAGTCATCTTTTAATAGACAAGAATTGGCTTCCTGTTACCATGCACACCATTTCGAGTCCAACAAATTGCCTTGACAAGCTCTTAAATGAAAGAGAGATGATAATACATGAATTCGCTGGCAATTCAATATAAAACCCGTTACCAAATTAACTCTATTCAGCGAAATATTATTCTCCACGGCTGCGGATACATTTTCCAATCGATGATTGAAATTATTAGAAACCCTTTGATCACCAACACAGCACCAATTATTGGTCAAAATAATTCTTTTCTTATGAAATAACCAGATGCCTGTAAAAAGATTTCTCTGGAAGACTAGAGATGAGCAGATGCCTCAGTAGACACGAGCCTTAGGAGGGAAGGTATCGATTTCATCGTCTAATGTGTTCATGTGAACCGGTCTGTAGTCTAGTCGAACCTTCTCATTTTCCCAGTATCTGCAAAGAGAATCAACATGATTTAGAGTTAATAATTGAATTCAAAAGTACATAACTACATATTCCCCAATACATTCCCAGTTAATACGGACAGCTAAACTAAGAACATACACAATAGTCGTGATAAGAGGTGGTGATGGTGGTGTTAGCAAACAAAGTTTGTCAACCACTATCATTGACAGAAATTAACTGCGTGGTTGATTAAATTTTAAAGGCTGCTCTTATAATCCATCGATTATCAATAAAAGGTTAGTTTTGTGACTACTCGGATGCTCTTATAATCCATCGATTATCATTAAAAGTTTAGTTTTGTGACTACTCGGCTGCTCTTATATCGATTACCATTAAAAGGTTTACTTTGTGACTCTCAGTCATGTCCAATAAACTGTGAAGAAAGCAAAGAATATTTTTTAACGGAATGGCAACTTACCCCAAAGAATGTTTCATCCATTTTTCGTCATCTCTTGTCTGCAAAACCAGAACAAATCTCATTATGTACTGCAAAAGAAAGGACAATTCTAACAAAAACAAACGGAACTAACCGTGAAATCTTCACGAGCATGTGCTCCTCGGCTCTCTTTCCTGGCTTCAGCAGAATGCATGGTGATACATGCATTTATCAAAAGGTTTTCTAACTCAATAGTCTCAATCAAGTCAGAGTTCCTGACAAAACAATTGGGATTATGAGCTCATGATCTAACAATGTATATAATATGGATCCACATCCTGATGCACAACACCTCACCATATCAAAGTTCGATCCTTTACTTGAACATCATTAAAACTCTCCCATGCCTTGTCAATCAACTCAGCACCTGCAGGAGAAAGACAGAAAAAGGAGTTAATAAAGTTTAAACAGTAATCACTAATCAACCTCCAACCCAGATAAATGGTCACATGTTAATTTGAAGGAGAACAAAGCCACTTAGTGTAACCAGACGGACCAAATTGCACAATACATGATATTTCTAGATTTTTGTAAAATGAAAGAAGAAAGGTGAAACCTTCTACTAATGTCTCGTGTGTACGGAACACAGCAGCATTATTTTGCATTATTCGTTGCATATTCAACCGAATTTTTGAAGTCGGCAGTGAGCCATTTGAATTTCTCAATTTGTCCAACCAAGCAATGGTCTTCTCGCCAGCATCCTTTTCCAGAGGCTTTTGTTTCTCCCCTTCACAAGATGAAGTACAGATGTTTAAGTTCTGTACACATTTCACTATTCCTAATTTATTTATCTTCAGTTAACATGGAAATAAAGTTACCAGGTTTACTAATCTCTGCAACTCTATTTGCGCATGCTCGGCCAAAAACAACAATGTCAAGGAGTGAATTTGCACCAAGCCGATTAGCACCATGAACCGATGCACAGGCTGCCTCCCCAGCTGCCATTAACCCAGGAATTACTGCATCTGGATTATCACCTTTAATGGTAACTACCTGAAAAGACAAAAAAGCCATGTTGGTGAAGGGAAGCAGAATTTCACAGAAAAGAATTAAAATTTAGGCGCTTGAATAAATAGAAAGTGGCCCAGTAGACATGAAATATATCAACTTATACCTCTCCATGGTAATTGGTTGGAATTCCACCCATATTGTAGTGTACAGTGGGTAACACAGGAATAGGCTCTTTAGTGACATCGACTCCAGCAAAAATGGCAGCAGTTTCAGAAATACCAGGAAGCCTCTCCTTTAGTACATCTGGGGGCAAATGATTCAAGTGGAGATAGATATGGTCCTTCATAGGTCCTGATCAAAACAACGGTAACAGTTACCAACAACAGACGGACACAGAAAGAACATACAAAGCAAATAACTAACATAATATTTCATTTATGGAAAAAGAATATAGATATGACAGCAGTTCAACATGACAAAGATTGACAGTTTAGAACACATCATACCTACACCACGACCCTCCCGGATTTCCATAGTCATGGATCTTGACACAACATCTCTAGAAGCAAGATCTTTTGCTGTTGGGGCATATCGTTCCATAAATCGCTCACCTTCACTGTTTCTTAGGATACCACCTTCCCCTCGTGATCCTACAAGTTGCAAGGATAACCAGAAATTAACATTTTCCAACTTTTACTGAATTGCAATTAGAGAAGCATATATCAGCGTAAATGAAGGATAAGCTGACATAACAGAGCATCAAAACTAAAATTGGTGTTGACCTACAAATTTATCAAATAAAGAAGAGACATACCTTCAGTAATAAGGCATCCAGCGCCATATATACCA encodes:
- the LOC101303935 gene encoding succinate dehydrogenase [ubiquinone] flavoprotein subunit 1, mitochondrial-like, whose amino-acid sequence is MWRCVSRRLGVSSPSRSVAANDSLRSHFSRLFSSDSATGRSSYTVVDHTYDAVVVGAGGAGLRAAIGLSEHGFNTACITKLFPTRSHTVAAQGGINAALGNMTEDDWRWHMYDTVKGSDWLGDQDAIQYMCREAPKAVIELENYGLPFSRTEDGKIYQRAFGGQSLDFGKGGQAYRCACAADRTGHALLHTLYGQAMRHNTQFFVEYFALDLLMNSDGSCQGVIALNMEDGTLHRFQASSTILATGGYGRAYFSATSAHTCTGDGNAMVARAGLPLQDLEFVQFHPTGIYGAGCLITEGSRGEGGILRNSEGERFMERYAPTAKDLASRDVVSRSMTMEIREGRGVGPMKDHIYLHLNHLPPDVLKERLPGISETAAIFAGVDVTKEPIPVLPTVHYNMGGIPTNYHGEVVTIKGDNPDAVIPGLMAAGEAACASVHGANRLGANSLLDIVVFGRACANRVAEISKPGEKQKPLEKDAGEKTIAWLDKLRNSNGSLPTSKIRLNMQRIMQNNAAVFRTHETLVEGAELIDKAWESFNDVQVKDRTLIWNSDLIETIELENLLINACITMHSAEARKESRGAHAREDFTTRDDEKWMKHSLGYWENEKVRLDYRPVHMNTLDDEIDTFPPKARVY